Genomic window (Nicotiana sylvestris chromosome 7, ASM39365v2, whole genome shotgun sequence):
GCAGAGAGATTAATCAGTCTGGAATTTGGATGAAACAAATATAAGGAAATATTTCCATCTGTCTTAGTTATTCCAACTAAGAAGACCAAAATATAAGCAAATATTACCACGCTGAGGTCATCTCTAAACAAAATAAGCGCAAAGGCAATGCAAACCTATGTTGCTCGTACTCTTAAAAAAATACCGCTGGGGTCATGTCAGATCCTCCAAAAATAATGCATTTTTTGAGAATTCGACATGGTTGCGACAACATTTTTGGAGAGTCCAAGCAACGTAGATGCAAACAGAAAATATGGAACACCAAGATGATGAGACTTACAGGATGTCGTGGATCAGCAAGCATTGGGAAAAGACCTCTAACAATAAGAGATTGCCTTGCCTGGGTATGGAGGAGTTGAAAAATACAGAACCCGTCAGCTTCAATGTCATAAAAACAATATGGAAATTGTATATACTTATTTGGCCAATGAGTATTTGCAAATAGCAAAATTAAGTATTTGAACTTCAAATGAAATACTGAAACACTAGTGAAGCATTGAAatactattttgaaagtttaTTTGTTAGTCTAACCAAAAACCACACATTCAAAAACTATAGATCAATATAACTAAGCAAACACGTCCACCAGCAAGAACCAATAGCATGCATatgaaagaaagagagagaaaagtcACAGTAACATCAGCAAAATTAAGAATAAATACAAACAGTTCTCACACATTATCATGTCTTTAGTCATTACTCGAGATAAAAACTGATAGGAGTACCTTCTCTATTGTTATCTAAAAGGATTTTATGCTATCCAATTATAAAAGTTTGACATATATCAATTAAACAATGTTCTGTGAGGAAAATAATAGTCATTTATCAATCAAATGCATTGAAGATGTCTGAACATCATGAGCTAGATTTGATTCTTGAACAGACTTGATGTCAAGGGGATACCTCAAATGCACCGGTGAAACTCCACTTCAATTGATTTGTCTTGAGTCGAGGAATTACAACAGACAATACTGGCATTGTTGGCCTATATTTGGCTATCAATCTGGGCACATGAACATGACAATTTACAGCTCTTATAAAAAAAGTAGAGAGTAGAAATTCTAAGAAATCTAGAAAGAACAAAGAAACTACCGTGCTGCCCTTCCAGATGAAGTGAAACAAATAATTACTGATGCTTTCACCTTAATCGCTGCCCGCACCTAAAAAGAGGAGAGTGATTAAAATTCCAGAAGTCTCTCCTCATTCCAAGAAAGGGAGTCGTGTTCAAAAGAATACCGCAGAGGAAGCAATTGATTCCAGGTGTGTCATGGGCTCCCCAACAAATTTGACTGTCTTCTTGAAATATAGATCCTGGTTAAAAACCTTCTCGGCCTGCACGGAATTTGATTGTTAATTAGGGCGACTGATATTACTCTCCGAAACAGAAAACCagaaggtggtaaatgccacactaTGAGGGGGTGGGACTACGTGTGTCCCTCATCCCGAAAGGTGATGCTGAAGATACACTAATTACTAATATGCCATAAATTTTGACGAGTCAGGACCATACTGAGAAATGTCTCTTGATACATCAAAGCGTCAAAGAACCAATTATTGATCTCTTGACAGGAAAAAGGTGTTCAAATGGAAACAGTGTCAAATGTTCTTAATGCAAAAAATATTGCTAAAGATTAAACTATGAGATCAGTCTACTCTGTAATAGAAACAGACATGTTGCCTTAGATACAGCAAATGTTTCTTCACTATGTAAAGGCAACGCATATCTGATACAAGATATttaagaagagaaaagaaaaggcttGCATGGGGAGAAAAGAATTAAAGTAGCTCATTCAACTGAGCAGATTCTTAATCCCACACACAATTATAGATTTAGGATATGCAACTGACTTTTGGAAAGGCCAAGCTAAACAAGTCAAAATAAGGATGACCGTAAATATCCTGCTGAAAATAACCTCACAAAATTGAATGCAAGAAATCCATGACCAAAAAAGATAAGCATGTGATGAGTCTGGTCTTCTAAACATAATTCTTTAAAAGGTGATGTTTGAAAACCAGATATACACAGGTTTTCTTAATTCACATAAAGGATACAGATAAAATGAAAATCACCTCGGCACAAATTCTTCCAACAGTAGAAATAGTCTCAATTGGGTATAATCCACGTAGAGTCTCAGCACCAAGAAGAATTGCATCAGTTCCTGCACAAATGATAAATGTGAAAAACTCTACCATAAACAAACTAACAAGATGTCGCATGAAGGATGACAAAAGGACCCCAAATCTTCGGACGTAATAAAGGACAGTAGAACCACTTAGATGGGCAGCAAGATTACCATCCAAGACAGCATTAGCGACATCTGTTGCTTCAGCACGAGTTGGCCTAAGATTGTCAGTCATGCTATCAACAACACGTGTTACAACAGCAGGCTTGCCAGCCATGTTACACTTGTGAACAGCAGCCTTCTGGAACAAGAACACCTGTATAACACTCAAAAATTAGCCAAATGACAATCCTAATAGGAAATCTACTTATTTGTCGTCATTCACTACTCCATAACATTTTTGCTACACACAAGAGACGGAACAGAATGTTTTACAAACAAACTTTCCTGATCACTTACAAGAAATCTAACTTAATCATGCCTCGTAATATTTAACCCCAACAGGTATGAAAATTTTCTGAGATATTTACACATGATTTACAAAAGAAAGTGCCTGAATTTTGCAGAAGATAACTTACCTTCTCTGGTGGGAGATCTATACCAAGGTTTCCACGCGAAAGGATTATGCCATCAGCCTCTTGGAGTATCTCATCAAAATGTGTCAACCCCTATGTGTATCACCCAATGAAAGAAGTGAATTGCAAGCATTGCAGATTTCATGATAATTCAACGACCAATCTCACAAAGAATTAtccagaagaaaaagaaaaagatcagATAGAAGTAATAGTTTACCAACTAACCTCGACGCTTTCGATTTTGGCGAAGATCTGAGTTTGGCCTAGATCACCCAGCTTAGATAAGAATTCACACGCctgaatttaagaaaaatataccAATGAGGTTGATTTGGTATTCAAACTGTTGCGAaagtaattaaataaataaataatgttgTCCTCTCTCCACAGTTTAAGCGTTTAGATGAGGTGGTCACGTAAATGAACATGCTATCAAAGCAGAAAGTTCAGAAGTCAAAGATTCGAGCCTCACTACTAAGAAACAAAAATGTTTCCACATACTTGGtcaaagaaaagaatcaaacatatgtGTGGGCGTGTTACATACCTATAcagtaaaataaaaagaaaatactctcTATAGCACCTTAAGCTTTTACACGAGGTCGTCACACAAATTCAACACAAACCATCAACAATGACATGATAATTGCGAATCATCAATGTGGTTTAACGAATCCAAGAAAATTGAAAAACGAAAGGAAATAGATATAAAACTGTGCAATCATTACCTCACGCACATCCTCAGCATGCCTGGTAAATGATaatgaaagaaaatcaattttgtTTTGGGCACCCCATGTGCTAATAACCTGATTCAATTAACATACCAAAAAACACCACGATCAATTTAAAAGGATCGCTGCAGAAAGCCATTAACTATgcagaaaatagaaaatttaa
Coding sequences:
- the LOC104236308 gene encoding pyruvate kinase 1, cytosolic-like, producing the protein MHSNHLLLEEPIRMASILEPSKSSFFPAMTKIVGTLGPKSRSVEVISGCLKAGMSVARFDFSLGDADYHQETLENLKASIKTTKKLCAVMLDTAGPELQVVNKSEQPISLKADATVTLTPDEGQEASSDVFPINFGGLSKAVKKGDTIFIGQYLFTGSETTSVWLEVDEVKGDDVVCVVKNSATLTGSLFTLHASQIHIDLPTLSDKDKEVISTWGAQNKIDFLSLSFTRHAEDVREACEFLSKLGDLGQTQIFAKIESVEGLTHFDEILQEADGIILSRGNLGIDLPPEKVFLFQKAAVHKCNMAGKPAVVTRVVDSMTDNLRPTRAEATDVANAVLDGTDAILLGAETLRGLYPIETISTVGRICAEAEKVFNQDLYFKKTVKFVGEPMTHLESIASSAVRAAIKVKASVIICFTSSGRAARLIAKYRPTMPVLSVVIPRLKTNQLKWSFTGAFEARQSLIVRGLFPMLADPRHPAESTNASNESVLKVALDHGKASGVVKSHDRVVICQKVGDASVVKIIELED